One genomic segment of Desulfocapsa sulfexigens DSM 10523 includes these proteins:
- a CDS encoding GNAT family N-acetyltransferase has translation MHCEIRNIKPEDDKHICHIIKTVGAEFGAIGDGFGPSDEEVECMSQYYKEADNALYLVAVKDNQLIGGGGIAAFHKSTTICELRKLFLLPESRGLGIGKKLTKLCLEYAQSRQYQQCYLDTLSNMKPAITLYKRFGFRHLQEPLNETIHSGCDVWMLKELREP, from the coding sequence ATGCATTGCGAAATCAGAAATATCAAACCCGAGGATGATAAACACATTTGCCATATCATCAAAACGGTGGGAGCGGAATTTGGTGCCATAGGAGATGGGTTTGGCCCTTCTGATGAGGAAGTGGAATGTATGAGCCAGTACTACAAAGAAGCTGACAATGCTCTTTATCTGGTGGCGGTAAAGGATAATCAGCTTATTGGAGGAGGTGGCATTGCGGCCTTTCACAAAAGTACAACTATCTGTGAACTCCGAAAACTATTTTTACTACCGGAAAGTAGAGGGTTGGGAATTGGAAAAAAATTAACAAAGCTATGCCTCGAGTACGCACAATCGAGACAGTATCAGCAATGCTACCTGGACACCCTTTCTAATATGAAACCTGCGATAACACTCTATAAACGTTTTGGATTCAGACATCTACAAGAGCCGCTCAATGAAACAATTCACAGTGGCTGCGATGTCTGGATGCTCAAAGAATTACGGGAACCATAG
- a CDS encoding VIT1/CCC1 transporter family protein: MSHHEIHRSHRVGWLRAAVLGANDGIVSTASLIIGVAAANATQESILLAGVAGLVAGAMSMAAGEYVSVSSQSDTENADITLEKRSLENDFEFEKDELAQIYQNRGLDPDLARTVAEQLMAHDALGAHTRDEIGISENAGAQPVQAAFFSAGTFTIGAALPLLLARVVPGSQLIAVVAGSSLLFLASLGALAARAGGATILIGAIRVTFWGGLAMALTAGVGRVFGVVA, from the coding sequence ATGAGTCACCATGAAATTCACCGTTCCCATCGTGTTGGCTGGCTACGTGCCGCTGTACTAGGTGCTAACGATGGTATTGTGTCCACTGCCAGTCTCATTATTGGTGTTGCCGCGGCCAATGCAACGCAGGAGAGCATTCTCCTTGCAGGAGTTGCGGGATTGGTTGCCGGGGCAATGTCAATGGCTGCGGGCGAATACGTATCTGTAAGCTCACAGTCAGATACCGAGAATGCTGACATAACACTTGAAAAGCGTTCGCTAGAGAATGATTTCGAATTTGAGAAAGATGAACTAGCACAAATTTACCAAAATCGAGGGCTTGATCCAGATTTGGCCAGAACAGTAGCAGAACAACTGATGGCTCATGACGCGCTCGGGGCACATACCCGAGACGAAATAGGAATATCGGAAAATGCTGGTGCACAGCCCGTGCAGGCTGCATTTTTTTCAGCAGGAACCTTTACAATTGGCGCAGCTCTTCCCTTGTTATTGGCACGGGTTGTTCCTGGATCTCAGTTAATAGCCGTGGTTGCTGGTTCCTCTTTATTATTTTTAGCATCCCTCGGTGCACTTGCCGCGCGAGCTGGCGGCGCCACTATTTTAATTGGTGCAATACGTGTAACTTTTTGGGGTGGACTCGCTATGGCCCTAACCGCAGGTGTTGGCCGGGTATTTGGAGTAGTGGCTTGA
- the aroL gene encoding shikimate kinase AroL — protein MKESVYLIGGRAVGKSSIGVRLARKLGYRFFDTDTLITDECGCSVAEIVARDGWQSFREHEKHVLRQLGLQKSCVVATGGGAILHREQWLELKKLGIVIWLKADTAILRERISGDQNSMGQRPSLTGKDVCQELEDVLTERNPLYRETADFIIDSGKMTVDEIVQAIEQICTATDRE, from the coding sequence ATGAAAGAGAGTGTGTACCTTATTGGTGGCCGGGCTGTAGGGAAGTCAAGTATCGGTGTAAGGCTAGCCCGAAAGCTTGGGTATAGATTTTTTGACACTGATACTCTGATCACTGATGAGTGTGGTTGTTCGGTAGCTGAAATTGTGGCCCGAGATGGGTGGCAGAGCTTCAGAGAGCATGAAAAGCACGTGTTGCGTCAGCTGGGTCTTCAAAAATCCTGTGTCGTGGCAACTGGTGGCGGTGCGATTCTTCATCGTGAGCAATGGCTGGAGCTGAAAAAACTTGGGATAGTTATCTGGTTGAAGGCTGATACTGCAATTCTCCGTGAACGTATTTCGGGAGATCAGAATTCCATGGGGCAACGGCCAAGTTTAACAGGAAAAGATGTCTGCCAGGAACTGGAAGATGTCTTGACGGAACGCAACCCACTATACCGTGAAACCGCAGACTTTATTATTGATAGCGGCAAGATGACAGTTGATGAGATTGTTCAGGCAATTGAACAGATCTGCACAGCAACAGACAGGGAATAA
- a CDS encoding MFS transporter, whose translation MQNTKHSSFKAAEILLLSFCHFIHDVYSSFLAPLLPLLIDKLSMSLTQAGFLSAVMQLPALMNPFIGMLADRASLRYFVILAPMMTAIPMSLIGLAPTYGVLLLLLFIAGISIAMFHVPAPVMIARMAGSRKGRGMSFFMTGGELARTIGPLIAVSAVSLLGFEGIWPIMIVGIAASVWLFVRFRNVDLSFHNNGNKISLITTFKEMRHILMPLTFILLARSFMHGSMTAFLPLFIQNESGSIWLGGMALMLFEAAGVAGVLTAGSLSDYLGRRRVLLISLVGAPLSVLLFVISNDWVRMVSLVSCGFMILSTTPVMLALIQEHAKNSPAAANGMFMLIAFMARASMVVVIGMIADRSGLQSAYLVSAAVGLLGIPFILMLPGRTRS comes from the coding sequence ATGCAAAACACAAAGCATTCTTCATTTAAAGCAGCAGAAATCCTCCTGCTTTCATTCTGCCATTTTATTCACGACGTATACTCGTCCTTTCTCGCTCCCCTTCTCCCCCTGCTGATCGATAAGCTTTCCATGTCACTGACACAAGCAGGTTTTCTCTCTGCAGTTATGCAGCTTCCCGCTCTGATGAATCCCTTTATCGGAATGCTGGCTGATAGGGCTAGTCTTCGCTATTTTGTTATTCTGGCACCCATGATGACAGCCATCCCCATGAGCCTGATCGGACTTGCGCCGACTTATGGAGTATTGCTCCTTCTCCTCTTTATTGCAGGAATCAGCATTGCCATGTTCCATGTACCCGCTCCCGTAATGATTGCCCGTATGGCCGGGTCACGAAAGGGTAGAGGAATGAGCTTCTTTATGACTGGTGGGGAACTTGCCCGGACAATAGGGCCATTGATTGCAGTGAGCGCAGTCTCTTTGCTTGGGTTTGAAGGGATCTGGCCTATTATGATCGTAGGTATTGCCGCCTCCGTCTGGCTCTTTGTACGGTTCAGAAATGTAGATCTTTCTTTTCATAATAACGGCAACAAGATCTCACTTATCACCACATTTAAAGAAATGCGACACATCCTTATGCCACTCACATTCATACTCCTGGCGCGTAGTTTTATGCACGGATCTATGACCGCCTTTTTACCCCTTTTTATTCAAAATGAAAGTGGCAGTATCTGGCTGGGCGGAATGGCTCTGATGCTGTTTGAGGCTGCTGGAGTTGCTGGCGTGCTAACTGCCGGGTCGCTCAGTGATTACCTAGGTAGACGACGGGTACTACTGATATCTCTGGTGGGAGCGCCATTGAGCGTTCTCCTCTTTGTGATCAGCAACGATTGGGTTCGGATGGTATCCCTGGTCAGTTGTGGTTTCATGATACTATCCACTACTCCGGTTATGCTCGCCCTGATTCAGGAACACGCAAAAAACTCTCCCGCAGCCGCCAATGGTATGTTTATGTTGATCGCTTTTATGGCTCGTGCATCAATGGTGGTTGTTATTGGCATGATAGCTGACCGGAGCGGACTACAATCAGCCTACCTTGTCAGTGCTGCAGTCGGATTGCTGGGTATTCCTTTTATTCTGATGCTACCCGGAAGAACAAGGTCTTAA
- a CDS encoding bifunctional metallophosphatase/5'-nucleotidase, whose product MQSKTIFLCATLITFSLYCCNGVAASNTKHLTFLGTADLQGQLEPSLSSIDLDGTGNKTQVVGGISRIASIIKKTKTESKTPVIVLSSGDDLMGRYFNTFQGKAIIKLLKVAGYDIYGLGNHEFDHGSGMLGEALSETDLTTLCSDLNIKGTALDNSCLTIFITEYDDIRIGYFSLMTPEFAYVTNGGDVTLKEPTFSIAEEMISSLKKENVDIIVAVTHLGIDLDRQLAAGVNGIDIIFGGHSHDYLTQMETINDTLIVNGGEKGTALVRLDMELDANKRLLPLSAKYSLIPIVASIQEDPNTSEQLKHFTDQLPGAVILGSTDKEWHLDKKSVRSEESSVADMVNDLILEKFKVDLVLNNGGAFRGNKVYPAGPVTDTMLYEIDAFENDIYLLKIKGQYLREILEHSAASLGEGGFLQIAGARIKIQTNASVQEITEKNGKWEVNKKGNQLVTIQVRNKDNSYSPLDPEKTYSVATNAFLAKHEGNKYYWFNQYGQNQTNTYTTLYSIMSMAITQNKTLNPPAPDGRIMLVTDK is encoded by the coding sequence ATGCAATCCAAAACAATCTTTCTTTGTGCCACACTTATCACCTTTTCTCTCTATTGCTGCAATGGTGTTGCAGCATCAAACACCAAGCATCTCACATTCTTAGGAACTGCAGATTTACAGGGGCAACTTGAGCCTTCTTTAAGCTCAATTGATCTGGATGGCACTGGCAATAAGACCCAGGTGGTCGGTGGTATCAGTCGTATAGCTTCCATTATCAAGAAAACAAAAACTGAATCCAAAACCCCTGTCATTGTTCTATCATCCGGTGATGATTTAATGGGACGGTACTTTAATACTTTTCAGGGAAAGGCCATCATAAAACTTCTCAAGGTAGCAGGCTATGATATCTATGGTCTTGGCAACCATGAGTTTGACCATGGTTCAGGTATGCTTGGCGAGGCCCTCTCTGAAACAGACCTCACTACCCTGTGTTCTGACCTCAATATTAAAGGCACCGCACTTGACAACTCCTGCCTTACAATATTCATCACAGAATATGATGATATTCGTATTGGCTACTTCTCCTTAATGACTCCAGAGTTTGCCTACGTAACCAATGGTGGCGATGTCACCCTAAAAGAACCTACCTTTTCAATTGCTGAAGAAATGATCAGTTCCCTCAAGAAGGAAAATGTTGATATCATTGTAGCGGTTACTCATTTAGGAATTGACCTCGACAGACAACTGGCAGCTGGAGTGAATGGAATTGACATTATTTTCGGTGGTCATTCTCATGATTACCTGACACAGATGGAAACCATTAATGACACCCTTATTGTAAATGGTGGTGAAAAAGGAACGGCTCTGGTTCGCCTGGATATGGAACTCGATGCAAACAAGCGGCTTCTCCCCCTTTCTGCCAAGTATTCGCTGATTCCAATAGTTGCATCCATTCAGGAAGACCCCAACACCTCAGAACAGTTGAAACATTTCACAGATCAATTGCCTGGAGCAGTAATACTTGGGAGCACTGACAAAGAGTGGCATCTCGACAAGAAATCAGTCCGATCAGAGGAATCCAGTGTTGCTGACATGGTCAATGATCTTATTCTTGAAAAATTCAAAGTCGATCTGGTACTGAACAATGGTGGCGCATTCAGGGGAAACAAAGTTTACCCTGCCGGACCGGTGACAGACACCATGCTCTACGAAATAGATGCTTTTGAAAATGACATCTATTTGCTGAAAATTAAGGGTCAATACCTTCGTGAAATACTGGAGCACTCTGCTGCGTCTTTAGGAGAGGGCGGTTTTCTGCAAATTGCCGGTGCCAGGATCAAGATACAGACAAACGCCTCTGTACAAGAGATTACCGAGAAAAATGGAAAGTGGGAAGTGAACAAAAAAGGTAACCAATTAGTTACGATCCAGGTACGTAACAAGGACAACTCTTACAGTCCGCTGGATCCTGAAAAAACATACTCTGTGGCAACAAATGCTTTTCTTGCCAAGCATGAAGGAAACAAATATTACTGGTTTAACCAATATGGTCAGAATCAAACTAACACCTACACCACCCTCTACTCGATAATGTCCATGGCTATAACACAGAATAAGACCCTGAATCCTCCCGCCCCGGATGGTCGAATAATGCTTGTCACAGACAAGTAA
- a CDS encoding ankyrin repeat domain-containing protein, with protein sequence MVRVLAFRLALCEITNIKTNTDIELMGPKQLFPNLKIILIMLNQAANILNIIKFCFIFGLFLQFLLSVSPSYGENNGQRPFVWRQGRPPSPIPTLSIPRIAPQPDKLKKRNIDYLLFNGPKETSSKQQAFTPLMKVAQSGNLTGARHIIDEGASINAFTDTGVTALMLAAKNGHLEIVKLLYEHGAEINSHSFGPMANMPQKKGHPGNLNNQIFLPFQIDPKYYDSTENGFTPLTLAISYGHKDVVEFFISENADLNMKGFGASPLAVALYYGQPELAISLIQNGAELNQSKQMVGRQGDLFEQSLQRRYWDIATFFVDKGEEDLNAIAPRIAGIPLLHYYATTEDTTVIEFLCQKGADPNLVDTNGMSPILYASWKGRQQTVKLLLSLGADINSACLSDKKTMYSSAPGSTPLILAILERHFDLVKFLIKNGADIDKGDQQGITPLVHTLRKTFEDTLGLTRKVAEKNTKDCFDLADFLLNNGANINAQNNKGDSPLFDATASGSLAVMEYLITKGADVNLTNNKGQTPVIIAVSRKKIEKVRTLIKSGIADLNKKDLRGQSPLRLSMENKDVMCGTLLVSHGADVNETLGNGDPLLLRAVSHNIFDFAELLIEKGADVNATDKNGNTSLMVASEKSNLSIVKKLISHGAKINTLDNAGINAFALAKFSGDQSIIRYLEENGADTSVWEAHVLRVKYLQSTNILPKDNTPNDFHPRRVLLYMKVRKISM encoded by the coding sequence ATGGTACGTGTCTTGGCTTTTCGTTTGGCTTTATGTGAAATCACGAATATTAAAACGAACACCGACATCGAACTTATGGGACCTAAACAATTGTTTCCAAATCTTAAAATCATACTGATTATGCTGAATCAAGCTGCGAATATTTTAAATATAATTAAATTTTGTTTTATTTTCGGTCTATTTCTTCAATTCTTATTATCAGTTTCTCCCTCTTATGGGGAAAACAATGGACAACGCCCCTTCGTCTGGAGACAAGGTCGACCTCCTTCACCTATCCCAACTCTTAGTATTCCTCGGATTGCCCCACAGCCCGATAAATTAAAAAAAAGAAATATTGATTACCTACTTTTTAATGGCCCAAAAGAGACCTCTTCAAAACAGCAAGCTTTTACTCCGCTTATGAAAGTTGCCCAAAGCGGTAACCTCACAGGTGCCCGGCATATTATTGATGAAGGGGCATCAATAAATGCATTTACAGATACAGGGGTGACAGCTCTCATGCTTGCGGCTAAAAATGGTCATTTGGAAATCGTCAAACTCTTGTATGAACATGGAGCAGAAATAAACAGTCACTCGTTTGGTCCTATGGCAAATATGCCTCAAAAGAAAGGGCACCCAGGGAATCTAAATAATCAGATTTTTCTTCCATTTCAAATAGACCCCAAATACTATGATTCCACGGAAAATGGTTTCACACCTCTTACCCTGGCAATTTCATATGGACATAAGGATGTTGTTGAATTTTTTATTTCTGAAAACGCAGATTTAAATATGAAAGGATTTGGAGCAAGCCCACTAGCGGTTGCTCTTTACTATGGGCAACCTGAATTGGCCATCTCCTTGATACAAAATGGCGCTGAGTTGAATCAGTCCAAACAAATGGTTGGCCGTCAAGGAGATCTGTTTGAACAGTCGTTGCAAAGAAGATACTGGGATATAGCTACATTTTTCGTGGACAAAGGAGAGGAAGACTTAAATGCTATTGCCCCGAGAATAGCAGGTATTCCCCTTCTGCATTATTATGCAACTACTGAAGACACAACCGTAATTGAATTTTTATGTCAAAAAGGTGCAGACCCGAATTTAGTTGATACAAACGGTATGTCCCCGATTCTTTACGCATCGTGGAAAGGGAGACAACAAACTGTTAAGTTGCTACTCAGCCTTGGAGCCGACATTAATTCGGCCTGTCTGTCTGACAAAAAAACAATGTATTCTTCTGCCCCCGGTTCCACGCCGCTTATCCTTGCAATTCTCGAAAGGCATTTTGACCTTGTTAAATTTTTAATTAAGAATGGTGCTGATATTGATAAAGGGGATCAGCAAGGCATAACTCCTTTAGTACATACATTACGGAAAACATTTGAAGATACTTTGGGTTTAACGAGAAAGGTTGCAGAAAAAAACACAAAAGACTGTTTTGATCTAGCCGACTTTTTACTAAACAATGGCGCCAATATTAACGCACAAAATAATAAGGGTGATTCACCATTATTTGATGCAACTGCTTCCGGATCATTAGCAGTGATGGAGTATTTGATTACCAAAGGAGCAGATGTCAATCTTACAAACAATAAGGGGCAAACGCCTGTCATTATCGCCGTATCGAGAAAAAAAATCGAGAAAGTTCGTACCCTAATAAAGAGTGGCATCGCCGACTTAAACAAAAAAGATTTAAGAGGACAATCTCCACTGCGGTTGTCCATGGAAAACAAAGACGTTATGTGCGGAACCCTGCTTGTCAGTCATGGCGCTGATGTCAATGAAACCCTTGGAAACGGTGACCCTCTTCTGCTGAGGGCAGTTTCTCATAATATTTTTGATTTCGCAGAGCTTTTGATCGAAAAAGGGGCTGACGTTAATGCAACGGACAAAAACGGAAATACTTCCCTGATGGTGGCCTCTGAAAAAAGCAATTTAAGTATAGTAAAAAAATTGATCAGTCATGGTGCAAAGATCAACACACTAGATAATGCAGGCATCAATGCTTTTGCCCTCGCCAAGTTCAGTGGAGATCAAAGTATTATTCGTTATTTAGAAGAAAATGGTGCCGACACATCTGTCTGGGAGGCACATGTCTTACGGGTTAAATATTTACAGTCAACAAACATATTACCAAAAGATAACACTCCCAACGATTTTCATCCGAGACGAGTGTTGCTCTATATGAAAGTCAGAAAAATCTCAATGTAA